Below is a window of Desulfomicrobium macestii DNA.
GCATCGAGTTGCGCCAGATCGGCGTGCGTCATGAAACGCAGATGATCGGGGCGCTCGGCAATTGCGGACAGATGTGCTGCTGCCGCCGCTACCTGCGGCGCTTCGAGCCGGTGACCATCAAGATGGCCAAGGACCAGAACCTCTTTTTGAATCCGGCGAAGATTTCCGGGGTTTGTGGCCGCCTGCTGTGCTGCCTGGCCTACGAGAAAGAAAATTATGCGGATTTTCAGCGCCGTGCCCCCAAGCTGGGCCGCCGCTACATGACCACGCAGGGCCCCATGAAAACCCTGCGGGCCAACATGTTTCGAGATTCCGTCAGCGTTCTGAACGAGGTCGGGGATGAGCTGGATTTTTCCCTGGCCGACTGGGCGGCCATGGTCCTGCCGGATCAGCCGCGCATGACCGCCCGTGACGATGCCCCCGAGGACGTCCCTGCCGAGCTGGCCGCGCTCATGGACCCGGAGCTCAGAAACAAGACCGCGCGCCCGGAGCGCAGGCCCAAACCCCCTCGCAGGGATCAGCGTCCCCGCTCCGGCGGTGAGCGCCCCTCCGGCCCCAAAACGGATCGCCCGGAGCGTTCCGAACGGACTGATCGTTCCGAACGTTCAGATCGTCCAGATCGTCCAGATCGTTCCGATCGCCCCGCCCGTTCCGATCGGCCAGACCGTCCTGATCGGCCCGAGCGTGGTCCTTCCCGTCCCAAAAGCGACGATGCGCCGACGCCGCCCGCAGACCGCCCCGAGAGCCGGCCGGAGGGTTCCGATCAGCAGCGAGAACGCAAGGAATACCGGCCCAGGGACAAGCGGCGAAGGTCAGGTCCCGGGCGCAAGGATCATTCACCCAAGCCCTCCGGGCAGCAATAAATTCCGGCAGACAAGGAGAATCGCTTGAAACCGTTTTTCATATCCACACCCATATACTACGTGAACGCCCGGCCCCATCTGGGGCACGGATATACGACCATTGTCGCCGACAGCGTGAGCCGTTTTCATCGCCTCAAGGGCGACGCGACATTTTTTCTGACCGGCACCGACGAGCATGGCGACAAGATCGTGCAGGCCGCCGAGGCGGCCGGGCAGGATCCCAAGGCCTATTCCGACACCATCAGCCAGCTTTTCAAGGACCTCTGGCCCGTGCTGGAAGTGACCAACGATCAGTTCATCCGGACCACGGACCTGAAGCATAAGGCGTGCGTGCGTCACGTCTTGCAGACCGTGTACGACAAGGGAGACATCTACTTCGACGAGTACGGCGGGCACTACTGCTTCGGGTGCGAGCGTTTCTACACGGACAAGGAGCTGGTGGACGGCAAGTGCCCGGACCATCAGACCGTGCCCACGTTCATCAAGGAAAAGAACTACTTTTTCCGCATGAGCAAGTATCTGGAGCCGCTGCGCGAGCATATCGAGGCCAATCCGGACTTCATCCAGCCCGAGCGCTATCGTAACGAGGTCCTGTCCATGCTCAAGGAGGACCTGGGCGATCTGTGCATTTCCCGGCCGAAAACGCGGCTGACCTGGGGCATCGAGCTGCCCTTCGATGCCGATTTTGTCACCTATGTGTGGTTCGACGCGCTCATCAACTACATTTCGGCTCTTGGCTATCCCGACGGCGAGGATTTCCGCAAATACTGGTCCGGGGCGCATCATCTGGTGGCCAAGGACATCCTGAAGCCGCACGCCGTATTCTGGCCGACCATGCTCATGTCGGCGGGGATTCCGCTCTACAAGGGGCTGCGCGTGCATGGGTACTGGACCGTGAACGAGACCAAGATGTCCAAGAGCATAGGCAACGTCGTCGCCCCGCTGGACATGGCCCAGAAATACGGCCTCAGCGCTTTTCGCTACTTTCTGCTGTCGGAGATGAGCTTCGGCCAGGACTCCTCTTTCAGCGAGGACGCCCTGGTTGGACGCTTCAACGCCGACCTGGCCAACGATCTGGGCAATCTCTTTTCGCGCAGCCTGTCCATGACCCACAAGTATTTCGGAGGGGTGGTGCCTGAATGCGGGGAGCTGCTCGATCTCGATCGGGAGGTGCTTGAACTCGGGCACAATGCCATGGCCAATTATCAGACCCAGTTCGAACACTTCCAGTTTTCAAGAGCGCTCAAATCCCTGTGGGAGCTGGTCCGCCATCTGAACAAATACATCGATTCTTCGGCTCCCTGGACCCTCTACAAGAACAAGGACATGAATCGCCTGGGGACGGTACTCTACGTCATCCTCGAAGGCATGCGCAAGGTGGCCGTGCATCTGTGGCCCGTCATGCCGAGCACGAGCGAGACCATGCTGGCCCAGCTCGGGGTGAAGTTCAGCGTCGAGAGCACGGACCTCGAGTCCGAGACTTCCTCCTGGTTTGGCCTGGCTCCCGGCACGCCCGTCGCGGAGCGTTCCAACCTTTTCCCCCGCCAGGATCTGGAGCAGCGGGAGGAGAAGGCCGTCGAGCCCAAGAAGGCCAAGCCCGCCAAGGAGCCAAAGCCCGAACCCAAGATTGCGATGGCCTGCCCGGAATGCATCGAGTTCGAGGATTTTGCCAAGGTCGATCTGCGTGTAGGCACGGTGCTTGAGGCGAATCCTCATCCCGAAGCGGACCGCCTGCTGGTGCTCAAGATCGATACCGCCGACGAAACGCCGCGTCAGGTCGTGGCCGGTATCGCCGAGTTCTTCAAGCCTGAGGAACTGGTGGGCCGGCAAGTGGTCGTGGTCGCCAATCTGAAACCGCGCAAGCTGCGTGGTCTGGTTTCCCAGGGCATGGTGCTGGCGGTGAAGAAGGAAGGGGGCCTTGCTTTGCTTGGGCCGAGTTCGGAAGTGGCCAACGGTGGCAAGGTATCCTGATCAGGGCCGCAGCCCCGGATTCTTGATTTGAAAAGCAGAATCCCCGCCTTCGCGGGGATGAAATAATGGTGAAGCGAGTGGCCAGGGCGCTGGCCGGAACCCCGACCAGCCGCCTTGCGCCCCGCGTCATTCCCGCGAAGGCGGGAATCCATCTTCCAGACTTATCCGACGGGCCCGCGCCATCATTTGGTGCGGGCCCGTTTTATTGCTGGCTTCCTAAAAAAGTCCGCTGATCACACCCTTTTCGTCGATGTCGATTTTTTCCGCCGAGGGCACTTCCGGCAGGCCGGGCATGCGCATCATGTTGCCGGTGATGGGGACCAGAAACCCCGCTCCAGAGGCGATCTCGACTTCGCGCACGGTGGCTACGAAATCCCGTGGGCGGCCGCGCAGCCCCGGCTGGTCCGAGAGGGAGCTTTGGGTCTTGGCGATGCACACGGGCAATCCCTCAAGGCCCAGTTGCTTGACTTTTTCCAGATCCTTCAGCGCGCCGGGCGCATATTCCACCGAGGCCGCGCCGTAGACGCGGGTGGCGATGATCTCGATCTTTTCGCGCACGCTCTGGTTCCAGTCGTACAGCGGCTTGTAGTGCGCGGTGCACTGGTCGGCCGTGGCCGCGACAAGTTCCGCCAGTTCTTCGGCCCCTTCCCCGCCCTTCTCCCAGGCTTCCATGACGGCGGCCTGCACCCCCATGAACTGACAGTGGTCGAGGATGACCTGATGCTCTTCATCCGTGTCCGTGGCGAAGCGGTTGATGGCCACGATGGGCGTGAGATGAAAGAGGCGCACGTTCTCGATCTGCTTGGTGAGATTCTCAAGTCCCCGGCTGAGAGCCTTGGCGTTTGGTACGGACAGGTGCGCAAGCTCGACCCCTCCGTGGTATTTGAGCGCCCGCACCGTGGCCACCAGGACCACTGCGCAGGGATCGAATCCGGCGGACTGGCACTTGATGTCCAGGAATTTTTCACCGCCAAGGTCAAAGCCGAAACCCGCCTCCGTGACCACGTAGTCGGCCAGGCAAAGGCCCGTGCGGGTGGCGATGACCGTGTTGGTGCCCTGGGCGATATTGGCGAATGGACCGCCGTGCATGATGGCCGGGTTGCCTTCCAGAGATTGGATGAGGTTGGGCTTGACGGCTTCCTTGAGCAGGGCGGCCATGGCACCCTGGGCGTTCAGGTCCCGGGCATGGATGGGTTCGCGGGCAAAGGTGAACCCGAGAAAGATGTCTCCCAGGCGGCGTTTGAGGTCCGGCAGATCGTCGGCCAGGCAGAGGATGGCCATGATCTCCGAGGCCGCCGTGATGTCGAAGCCGGTCTCGCGGGGCACGCCGTGTGCCAGGCCTCCCAGACCGCAGACCAGACGCCGAAGCGAGCGGTCGTTCATGTCCATGACCCGCTTCCAGGCCACGGTCCGGCCGTCGAGATTGAGCGAGCGGTTTTTGCTCTGCAGATTGTTGTCGATGAGGGCGGCCAGCAGGTTGTTGGCTTTTTCGATGGCGGCGAAGTCCCCGGTGAAGTGGAGGTTGATGTCCTCCATGGGCAAAAGCTGCGAATAGCCGCCGCCGGTGGCGCCGCCCTTGATGCCGAACACCGGGCCGAGCGACGGTTCGCGCAGCACGACCATGGACTTCTTGCCGATGCGGTTCAGCCCGTCGTTCAACCCTATGGACACGGTGGTCTTGCCCTCACCGGCCGGGGTCGGGGTGATGGCCGAAACGAGGATGAGCTTGCCGTATTTGCACTGGTCCTTTTCGGCCAGGGCTAGCGGGAGCTTGGCCTTGTATTTGCCATAGGGTTCGAGCTGGTCGTCCCCGAGGCCGAGTTTTGCCGCGATGTCGCGGATGTGATGCATCTTGGCTTTTTGGGCGATGTCGATGTCGGACTGCACGGCCTTGGGCATGGGGCTCTCCTGGCTTATTTGTGATCGGGGCAGAAGGGGCAGAGGCACTGTTCGAGTTCGAGTTCGTAGCCGAAACGCTCCCGCACGGTTTTGCGGCAAATCTCGACCAGGTCGAGCACATCCCGGCATGTGGCGTTGTCGACGTTGACGATGAATCCTGCGTGTTTTTCCGAAACCTGCGCTCCGCCCACGCGCAGGCCCTTGAGGCCCGCCTGATCGATGAGCTGGGAAGCGTAGGCTCCTGTGGGACGTTTGAAGACGCTGCCGGCGGATGGAAATTCAAGCGGTTGCTTTTCCTTGCGCCGGGCCAGTATTTCCTTGCGCTTGATCAGCAGGGGGCTAGGGTCGGATTGCGGTAGATTCCAGGTTCCGGCCAGCACGACCGCTTCGCGCAGGGCCAGGGCCTGGCGGTAGCCGAACCCGCATTCCTCTTTGGGAATGTCGATCACGCGTCCGCCTTTGGTCAGGATCGTGACGCAGACGAGGTGGTCCGAGATTTCGTGGCCGTAGGCGCCGGCGTTCATGTACAGCGCCCCGCCGAGAGTTCCTGGAATGCCCGAGAGACATTCGATTCCTCCCAGACCCTCGCGCAGGCATTCCAGAACCCAGGCGTCCATGGTCTTTCCGGCTTCCGCGCGCACGGTGCCGCCATCGCGGACGCAGGCCGTCATTTCGCTGGTGGAGATGACGGGCAGGAGGATTTCGTCGTCCGGGAAAAGGGTGTTGGCCCCGCCGCCGTGAATCCAGAAAGCAGTGTTTTCGGCGCGATGACGGAGCACGATTTCCGCCAATTCCTGCGCGTTTTCCGGGAAAAAGATATCTTTTGCCACGCCTCCGATACGGAAGGTGCAATAGTTCTTGAGGGGGGCGTTTTGGAG
It encodes the following:
- the ricT gene encoding PSP1 domain-containing protein, with amino-acid sequence MAQYVGVSFRRQGQIYYFLATPFVLSLHDMVLVKTEEGIGFGEIVALRDSLPEGLDLESIKPIYRPATAEDVEIGRENDELAKDARKYCQKSMARMNLDMKLVDVEIYFDKSKMIFYFTAPGRVDFRELVKDLVRNYRTRIELRQIGVRHETQMIGALGNCGQMCCCRRYLRRFEPVTIKMAKDQNLFLNPAKISGVCGRLLCCLAYEKENYADFQRRAPKLGRRYMTTQGPMKTLRANMFRDSVSVLNEVGDELDFSLADWAAMVLPDQPRMTARDDAPEDVPAELAALMDPELRNKTARPERRPKPPRRDQRPRSGGERPSGPKTDRPERSERTDRSERSDRPDRPDRSDRPARSDRPDRPDRPERGPSRPKSDDAPTPPADRPESRPEGSDQQRERKEYRPRDKRRRSGPGRKDHSPKPSGQQ
- the metG gene encoding methionine--tRNA ligase; this encodes MKPFFISTPIYYVNARPHLGHGYTTIVADSVSRFHRLKGDATFFLTGTDEHGDKIVQAAEAAGQDPKAYSDTISQLFKDLWPVLEVTNDQFIRTTDLKHKACVRHVLQTVYDKGDIYFDEYGGHYCFGCERFYTDKELVDGKCPDHQTVPTFIKEKNYFFRMSKYLEPLREHIEANPDFIQPERYRNEVLSMLKEDLGDLCISRPKTRLTWGIELPFDADFVTYVWFDALINYISALGYPDGEDFRKYWSGAHHLVAKDILKPHAVFWPTMLMSAGIPLYKGLRVHGYWTVNETKMSKSIGNVVAPLDMAQKYGLSAFRYFLLSEMSFGQDSSFSEDALVGRFNADLANDLGNLFSRSLSMTHKYFGGVVPECGELLDLDREVLELGHNAMANYQTQFEHFQFSRALKSLWELVRHLNKYIDSSAPWTLYKNKDMNRLGTVLYVILEGMRKVAVHLWPVMPSTSETMLAQLGVKFSVESTDLESETSSWFGLAPGTPVAERSNLFPRQDLEQREEKAVEPKKAKPAKEPKPEPKIAMACPECIEFEDFAKVDLRVGTVLEANPHPEADRLLVLKIDTADETPRQVVAGIAEFFKPEELVGRQVVVVANLKPRKLRGLVSQGMVLAVKKEGGLALLGPSSEVANGGKVS
- a CDS encoding formate--tetrahydrofolate ligase, whose amino-acid sequence is MPKAVQSDIDIAQKAKMHHIRDIAAKLGLGDDQLEPYGKYKAKLPLALAEKDQCKYGKLILVSAITPTPAGEGKTTVSIGLNDGLNRIGKKSMVVLREPSLGPVFGIKGGATGGGYSQLLPMEDINLHFTGDFAAIEKANNLLAALIDNNLQSKNRSLNLDGRTVAWKRVMDMNDRSLRRLVCGLGGLAHGVPRETGFDITAASEIMAILCLADDLPDLKRRLGDIFLGFTFAREPIHARDLNAQGAMAALLKEAVKPNLIQSLEGNPAIMHGGPFANIAQGTNTVIATRTGLCLADYVVTEAGFGFDLGGEKFLDIKCQSAGFDPCAVVLVATVRALKYHGGVELAHLSVPNAKALSRGLENLTKQIENVRLFHLTPIVAINRFATDTDEEHQVILDHCQFMGVQAAVMEAWEKGGEGAEELAELVAATADQCTAHYKPLYDWNQSVREKIEIIATRVYGAASVEYAPGALKDLEKVKQLGLEGLPVCIAKTQSSLSDQPGLRGRPRDFVATVREVEIASGAGFLVPITGNMMRMPGLPEVPSAEKIDIDEKGVISGLF
- the murB gene encoding UDP-N-acetylmuramate dehydrogenase, whose amino-acid sequence is MKHLQNAPLKNYCTFRIGGVAKDIFFPENAQELAEIVLRHRAENTAFWIHGGGANTLFPDDEILLPVISTSEMTACVRDGGTVRAEAGKTMDAWVLECLREGLGGIECLSGIPGTLGGALYMNAGAYGHEISDHLVCVTILTKGGRVIDIPKEECGFGYRQALALREAVVLAGTWNLPQSDPSPLLIKRKEILARRKEKQPLEFPSAGSVFKRPTGAYASQLIDQAGLKGLRVGGAQVSEKHAGFIVNVDNATCRDVLDLVEICRKTVRERFGYELELEQCLCPFCPDHK